GATGAAATTGCAGCTTTTTATATTTGTAAGCCAATATTTTGTGGCTTCGAAAATGGGaaaattaacatataattttaaaagtcAATAAACTGCCGAATGGAGTcatgaatataatatttattaagtATTAAGTTTTATTATGTGAGGTGGTGATATGGAAAACGTTCCAAAAACGCCAAAAATATGAGGCTAATACATAATGGCTGAAATAGACTTTAACAGTCATAACCTTTTATAGACAATTACATTCATGTTCTTTTTCAGCAGATTGCATTGGTGCTAGGTTTCTAGCTCTAAATAACATCTGTACATATCTGGTTTTGTGtggcttaaagatgctccaccgccgacagagcataaatgatattaatcatttgaacaataattggtgtttaatcgtgtatatatatgcctaattaacacaaaaaataatataaaataatttatttcgcctttggtgcatgcgcaatcagtacttcattccatataggatatagtgtcacggaattttttcgggatgcaattaattatttttcaaatttttaacttgaagtaaaattagaagctcaaacttttcaatggtggtaatggtgtaaagtaagtaacttttgtaactgaagaaaaatactaaatcgtctgctaccgttttttatagtgaaaaaataccatttgtcagcggtggagcatctttaactaagCTAGACATAGATCTCTATCAAAATGTCTACTTTTGCAGGTCCTCATAAGCATGCACATCTGTCACTTGTTTTTCATTGGAATGTGAATAATGAATGTCATTACTCTGAGATGaatgttaaataattaaatttaactTGTAACAAGCATTGTCATTGGTTTGGAAATTTATGTTGTCATCTCATAACGTAAAATATGACGTCACCGTCTGTAATGtcgcctctgattggctgatacaaCGGCGTAATTATTTCACGGAAAAAAGAGCCCCTAAGAAAATTGGAATTTCAGCGCTAAAGGGTTTATGTAGAGTAAAGTCTACgcaacataaaaatataaaacccTTAAATATCACTTATGAAATTGAACATTATATCCATTTCAGCATAGGGTATCGGCAAAAGTTTCTAACTAAAGGTCCTTTGTAACACTAAACATTTAAACACATATAGACTGTTGGTTGGTAAAAAGCGCCTAACCCCTGTGTTGTTGTGTACCTTTGATAGCATCTTTATATCACAatcatgtaaaacaatatacagcCTGTATAAATATACTCAAGACAcgtattaaaatatttttaaaataataactttgtcGTTTACTTTTATTGATTTTCGATCAAACACTTCGTTCAAAGTGGCACTTTACGGTAATTAAGGCGGTGTCTGATTTGCTCATCGTTCAAAGTGGCACTTTACGGTAATTAAGGCGGTGTCTGATTTGCTCATCCTCAaaactccaggggttccgatcacttacgaccTCTTAACCCCTAGACTTtcccatagtaaaactggaggcaacagaacagaacagggaACTTAGCCCTTTGATGTActtcaaaagagccgtataagcGTACACCGTTGTTGATTGTGCGGCTTTAAAATAGGGCGTCGCAAAGAACATGACgagacctgtgattggttcagatttgtccCCTGAGCTGCAttcagtttcactatgagatagtccaggggtgtagagatcgtaagtgatcggaactcctggagtatcgaggatggatttGTTAGAATATTATACAACTATATTAAAACCAAGATGAGGACTTGTCCTTGTCTGTTCACCATCACAAGACCCAGCACGAGTACACCATTATCTCAAAACATAATACACTCGAGGAAAGTAAAGTCTGTCCCCAtaaccacaggtgttcgtttctaatataagtataagtataatactgacccagtattatacttatacttatattagaaacgaacacctgtgccATAACCAACCATGATAGAGTACAACGCACATAATGTTGTAAGAGTTGTCTCTCTTGTAACTCTGTAGTTCGATCCAGAAATCCATTTTATTTGATGACAGGAGATGCAGGGATATTTTTCATGGTATATTGAAGGCAACTTAATGGCTTAAAGGAGGTAATGTAATGCATAGGGGGCATACTTTTGGTTAACTTATAGGAGATATAAAAAGGTATCTTAACGGGttatatgtgatattggagacaaataatgatacatgtataggcttcattaaaggcccactacttttccgaaacgtaaaacgagatcgataattgaatagagtcgcaaaagttattaacttaccgttaatactaaaCTCATCATCATCtcctgaaaaaataattaaaataaaataaaatgttaattttcataacgcgggtcgtcttaagtttcccgccgtcgtcctaattaccgcgcggtagttgaatactactgcgccagacggcaaaacagcgaaatgaatctccacagtcGTCACATATTACCCaggaaattttgcatatgtttggtgttgtaacctcatcttaggccatcgatatgtattttctcaTGCTATtcatgtttttaagaaacctataaaATTTTCTCTGGAAAGGTAGCGGGCCTTTaattacaaacaataaaaccTCTGGTAGTAAAGGGATTAAGATACAAGGCACTTCTTTTGGATTCATTTAGATATCctgctaatatatatatatatcctagtGCCTATGGTACATTGTGGTCTATCTCGCTTCCAATGTCAAGTCAAACAGCTTCGGTCTTTTACGGTCATCACCGGTGTATACCAAGTATCATCTGTATCTCCTTGCGATAATGGATACTGCATATTGCTGTCATTTAAGTGCTACTTCACTGAAATATATCGGTATTGTCTGGTAACAACACGTAGGAATATCAGATTCAAGTAAAGACATAAAGACGGACTGGGCAATTTctgacatttaaataaatactAATGCACAGGTAGTTTTAGACTATAAATTATAAGGATTGAATGGTAACAAAAGCTGCTCTACCCGGAAAATATGCCCGAAGTGGCAGGATTTTCGCCGTCTTTCCGTGAAACATATCATTTTGAGTCACGTGATTCCCCACCCTGAAACCAAAGTATGAATATGAAGTTCTCCCAATTGACAATACATTTCCGTCAGATCCGGTCTGTAGAATCCCCAGCAGGTTTCAGTCGCAAGAAGACAACTTGTAATAGCTCATCAATTCAGTGAAAAGCAAAGGAAGCGAGTCTCCTCCCGGAGTAATAACCGATCTAAAAGTACAACAAACACGGAAATGCTCAACGTTATATTCTCCCAATCGGAAAACCACTCGGGCCTTTCCGTCATATCTTCGTTTTTCCGAAGATATGACGGAAAGGCCCGAGTGGTTTTCCGATTGCACATTCTCCATCAAACCAAATCtatcagagttacctcccttagttTCACCTCTAGCTAAAAGACATAGGCAACATAAATGGTAACTATGGTGACTGATCTGTACTTTTGCATGATGTACTATTGCATTATGTTAGTCCGAAATAATATAATGACACGTATATAATCATCTGTCAGAAATCGACGAGGAAGACCAGTTATCTTTATGgtatatgtaatgataaaaaaaagaaaatatactttacccaatcaaaatacatatccccattatacactacgttacaTTACGTAACATGACCCCCGTTAAACACTACGTTACACTACGTTATGTTACGTAGTGTAACGTAGTGTATCATGgggatttgtattttaaaggcccactacctttccgaaacggcttttatattttaaaatgggaatgtaaaataagatcgataattttgtagagtcttcaaaaattattaacttaccgttaatactacatttatcatcaccttctgaacgatttgattaaaataaataaaacgtttattttcataacgcgggtcgtcttatgtttcccgccgtcgtcctaaataccgcgcggtagttgactatcactgcgccagacggcaaaacagctaattgactctccactgttttcatatattacgcaggaaatcttgcatatgtttgttgtcgtaaccttattttaggtcatcggtatgcattttctgatgttattaatgtttttaagtaacctttatattttgctccggaaaggtaatgggcctttaatcagattgatactTTACTCTATCTGGTACCCCGGCGGATATATGGATCCGGGaattcctcaaattagtttatATATCCATTTGGACCAATCAccatataacatatttgacatttgagggtctagataaaaaaaatcggtaaaatcaaactttatatgGTGTAGAACAGACCCCTGTTACACACCATGTAGAGTATGCTTTTAAAGATAGTGGACACTTTGGTTTAATTTGGGGGAAATGAGGAGGAATTCAACACCGTTCATCACGCAACCTTAAAACCTAAAACCGAcatataaaaagaataaaaatatgtgttataaaagttctgtttaTATCATAATTTCTTTAGTTTGCTAACGCTCACTACACTAAAAAATAAGCACTATTCAGACAtaaatatttgaagtacatcgcTATAAGTAAGCTTGGTTTGGTCTGGGCCTAGTTTGATCAACATTCCAATTAATTGACACGTAAATCCTGCATTGAAAACCATTGCGGAAGTTAAGGAAGAATTTTCTGTGAAAGTAATTTCCCCAGCCTTTTGTATTACTTTAGTtaattttaaagatgttccaccactgacaaatagtatttttttcactattaaaaaaaggagcagacaatttagtattttcttcggttacaaaagttacttactttacaccattaccacctttgaaaagtttgagcatctaattttacttcaaattaaaaatatgaaaaataattaattgcatcccgaaaaaattcctgggcactatatcctttatggaatgatgtactgattgcgcatacaccgaaggaaaataaattatttatttttatttttttctgttaattagacatatatacacgataagacaccaattattgttaaattgatgaatatcatttatggtctgtcggcggtggagcatctttaatgatacACGTTAAGGAATTAACTGGACCTAGAATCATTATAGAGGGAACGGAACACATGATTTAAATCTAGATAAAAGTGTCTGACTGTAGTTGAATCCCATTGGAAAAATTTGAAGGATACTCTGTCTCCGGGTGAGCGATCTCGTCTCATGCTTCTTTACATTTTGATTGGAACGATTGAGAAACATTAGTACCAATAGATAATTTACTGAATCATCTGATATAATTTTCGTATTTCTATAATTATATTTGGAAAATTATTTTTGGTTGAAAACTAGACCTTATTTTGACCTTAGATAACAATCTTAGCTAAATTGTCCTTGACGAGGCCATTGACCATCTGTCTTGGAAGATATAAGTGTAAGGCTTGGTTTCTCTTATCAGCACAGGGGTCCGACTCATTCGCATAGTTACGTTTATACCTAAACAGAAATGACacttcattttaaatatataaatgtaaaacaagTTCGATAATTTCATAAAAAGTTCCAAAacgttattaacttaccgtttcATTTATCATATTAACGTTAGAACTACTTTGAAAACATTGATtagaaaatgttaatttcattaTCGCGGGTCGACTTAGGTGTCCCGTTGCGGTCATACAAATGTACCTTATGGGAAATGAACCCACATTGTTTCCAAAAATGTAGTTTGCATTAATTTGGTGTTATAGTCTCATATTAGACCATCGATAAAGATATGCTAGCGATATTTTCATTCACAACATACTTTTAGTcaagtttttgttttgaatgttttgaatataACGTCAGAGATAGAAACCTCTGAGATATCGAGAATGTTAGCGTCCATACTTATTGGCGTAcacatgaaattaaatattcGTAAATATGAACTCTATCTAGCTAGGATGAGTTTGCTCGGCACTTTCATCTGGCCCTTAGTAACTCTCACAAATTTTACCGGAATTTCTCGAAACTTGGTAACATGGTAAAATGTCTCGGAGGGCCTTGGCCAAGTTTGATTGTCACTTTCATAGAACCCTATATGGAGGAGTTATGTGCTTTTAATTAACGAAAGCGGGGATATatattccacgaatttgcttctTATCTTTAGGCTTTGAGATGATGAGGTTACGGTGAATTCATTGGCTCATTGCCTATATATAAgacaatagaacgacaaataaTTTGAACGACCAATCCCTGTGCTTATCTTTGAAGCTCAATGATAGTGTGTCACACCTGCAGAAAGGGCATATATCATTCTTAAAGTTAAGCATGTTAGCTGTAGTAGTGTTAGTAGCGAGTTTAGGGTACGTATCAGCTATCGTATGTACCCCCGAGTTATGTCAAGGGGTGGATAAGGACGCACCCCTCAACTGTGCCGGGTCCGTCATCAAAAATGGCGGCTTCTGCGGCTGTACGGATGCATGTGCCAAGGTAAGGTAATTAATACATGGCTAATTACTGTATGACAGCAGGTAAAAGCAAAACCGTCTGTATTTCCTCTGATTGTAGTAACAGACTTCAGTTTTATCATGACTGCCGTTTTGACTCTACAGGTATATTTTCTctattatataatatgatataggaaaaaaaaaacatttatagaATCAAAAGCCTATGATTTTGTGTTTAGCTGTAAATCCTAAGTTCCAATATCACAGAAGACTCAGTTTTAACATTGTCGGTCAAATCCATGTATATCACTGTCCATATGTTcatacatcctcgataccccaggggtttcagtcacttacgatctctacacccctggactatatcatagtaaatcTGGAGGCcagctcagtggaaaacatCTTAATCAagcacaggcctgcaaagatttcctttggagactacagagagagcgacgcccaacatcAAAGCTACACAGCAAACCATTACAGTTATATCATATGGCTCTTTTAATGTACATGAAACcgctaaattacctgttctgttgcctccaattttactatgatagtccagaggtgtagagatataagtgatcggaacccctggagtatcgcgGATGGTGTCCATATGGCTATATCGTCCCTTTAAACCATTTTCGTTGCAGTTTACACACCGCCTTGTTTTATGATACGCTTTATATGATAtacgaatatatatatatttcatcctTAAGGTGGAAGGAGAGGCCTGCCAGGCGATCTATATGTTCGGACTCCTTCCGGCTGGTCGCTGTGACGACGGACTGGAGTGTGTTCATGCCAATACGGAGCACTCTAGATTAGGCGTAGGGACATGCCAGAAGAAGCAAGGTTAAACTTCGTGCAGTTTTTTAAACTTGCAGATATAtgttaaatgaaaatgtaaacaattatcacagatattatataactaatatacaaaatgtcatttttcgAGTCAGCAAATGTGATTTGCATATATCGTTATATCAACAAATGAAGTTCAAAGAGGCAATTTGCTTACCCAAAAATTGACTTTCATCTACACCTCAAAAGGATATAATTTCAGAGatgaaaatatctgtacaattaTTTAGCTTTAGTAATTTTCGGGGAGTcccattttattattttttttcatgcgGAACACTTTTAGAACAATCTTCTAACAGGAACCATGCATTCAAACGCTGATCCCAGAATATTAATGCCATTGTAAACAAAAGCATCCTAACCTCTAGACTAAATTACCTGCCTTGGTACAAATTATCTCCACTGGACGTGAAAAATTtggtaaaattaaattttgtaagaGTTTAAATATATGCAGGCCTCTGGGGCCTTTTCCGGATATGGCGATTAGAGTTACCCCCCTTGCCATGCTCTCTAAGTAGTAGAACAGTTTTACAGCCATATACACGCTGTTACAACGCATAGCTCCATGCAGTATGGGAGTACGCTTGGTGGGCcattaaatatctttttaaccCACCCTCCCATCCCCTTTTGCTTGCCCACTAGGGTAATATTATTCGCATTGCTTCCTATCTCCATAGTTGTATTACTATAGATAGTTTTCTCCATATAATGTAGGGGgttaaagttttttttagaCATTTCAACTTTTCACTTTTTCTCTATATGTacaattgatttattttatttttactgtcAATGGATATTGACTTGtaataattttatgtgtaaatgtGTATTAAATTTGCCCAGTCTTTATGTTGGTTGGTTGCTGTTGTCATTTAGATAGCTTTACACTTAATATTTATATCGTTCAAATGCTctcataaaataatattttcgtAGCGAAGCATTGCGGAGAGCAGAAAAAACTACGACGGACAATCCAGTCTACCAAACAGGTTAATTACTTGTCGGATTTTTTCCTTTTAAGATTCCACCCGGTCCTTGGACGGACATGCGCAGACCGCATGTGAGCAAAAACGTGCATTCCAACAGATATCATTTGTAATGTTCGTTGGGCAATGGATGGCAAAATGTGACGCCAATGGAAATTTCCAACCTAAACAATGTGACAATCAACGTAAGTAATCATTGAACCAAAACTGACACGATACACATGATTAATGCCAATTCGGTAAAGAAAACCTTTCGGAATTTCTTAGAGATCTATGTTACGTATTAcgtattccgtatttgcatattacagagttatctgcccttgtgggtatgtgttgattgtgacgtcatgtgtttgtgagcgtaacgtcgtacttttcggagaaaacgacgtgaatagcgctcacaaaataatgacttcacaataaatacctaccctcaagggaagtaactctgtaatgtgcaaagacggaatatgtgCGTTTCATTATTACCTTTTCTGTGCCGCAcattttcaatgatatttaaaaatgatCTTTAgcttttatattgttttttttcacattCATTATCGATTAATTGATAGTAACCTTATCGTTTATGCTTTCATTAGTATTTGGTCAGTCTGATACGGACTGTTTTATTTCTACATATCGACATTCGAACCTTTGGCCCCAAAATGACCCTAACGtcagttttataattattttttaatattatttatttaatttttcacaGAGAAATGTTTCTGTGTCGATATACACTCCGGAAATCTGTTGACGGAGAGACAGCTTGGTGACGTCGACTGTTCCGCTTATGCTGGTAAGTGATCCGTGTCTGATTAATTCACATCGATAACGATACATCTAAAATCTGTCCTTTTACTTTTCTTCGCCTTTTGACAATTACATTAATGTACAGTTCAGTTCCGTGCTTCGTTACATATTGTTTGTCTCTATTACGTGTTGGTCAAAACAATTGTTTACCGACCAACGAACGTTTGATACAAATCTATACATTTCATATGTTTAACTTTTATTCTTCAATAAcagaaaattgaataaaaatgtaaGGAACAAAAACTTTCGTCAGgattaaatattgaatattaaggTAGTGTTGAACGTTTGACTGAAATGATTTATCCACAGATAATTCAATGGTCTCACGAGACTTGAACAGCCACACCACGTGTCAACAAGCCAGAATGAGGGAGTTGATTTCAATGGTCGTATACGCAGGCAAATGGGTTCCGGTTTGTGATTTCACTGGCAATTACGTGTCACATCAGTGCGACAACCAGCGTAAGTCACGTGACGTTTGCATGTCAACATGATTTgatttatcagagttactccccttcgtGTCACTCCATAGACTGATTGCCTGTCGTAGTTTTTCTACTCCCTGCTAGGTTTCGCTCCGAATTACAACATACAAGTAGTATTTATGAGCGCAGCCTAGCGGTAAGAATTGGTACTAAGACAGGTAATCCTATCTAGTCACTCCGCCATACTGATAGGGTGGAACGAATGGAAGCAACTCTGATTCAAaatcatcctcaatactccaggtgTTCGGATCACAACggtctctacacccctggactatctcatggtaaaattggagacaacagaacaggacaggtaatttagtcgtttaATGCTGGGCAGTAGTTTGTAGTCTTCAAAGGCCTGTGCTGGGTTCAACTtatttccgctgagctgcctccagttttactatgagatcgTCCATGGGTGAAGAGaccgtaagtgattggaacccctggagtatcaaggatgactGTTATCCTGGTCAAGTATATCGGTCACGTGTTTCACCGTGTCTCGATCAATTTGTATTGCCCAAATCCAAATTGCccaatgtttttttatattttggtcaCGTGGTTATTTAAATGATGATAACAATTCATTTTgattaacatgtatattttatcgTTTGTTTCTGAATGTCATTGCTTTGTCTATTCTGGGTTTTATAAGTATCCTTTTGTCTAGATCTTCACTTAGAGGTTTTGGTCCTCCATGCATAATACTTGATTTTGTTATCATACTTTCCAAGGAAACAAAAACAGGAAATTACGTTTTGGGTATGTCCGGCTCAGGCCGTTTCTACGCattaacggaaacaaatgctATTAGACGATTTCCTTCAAATATGACATTTATATGTTCTACGTGTTAATCTTGTTTCTGTTTTTGCACTGCATTTTTCTCCTCTGTACAGATAAATGTTTCTGTGTGGACACTCTGAGCGGTAAACTGTTGACTGAGCGACAACTTGGTGATGTCGACTGCTCTGCTTACGCTGGTATGACAACTGTTTTTGATTAAATCACATTAGTAACtctcttttttgtttgtttttctgtCCTTTCTTCGCCCATGATGGGTATCCTGATTCAGTATTGATAAGGGGTATGTATTGCCTGGCGTATATGTTAAACGTACGTCAAAACAATTGTTTGCAGCGTGGGAACGTTTGATGCAAAGCTATGTAATTTTTTATGTTCAAATCATTTAACGCAATTACACAAAAGAAAGAGTTGGTGAAAGATTGCAATGAACGACAACTCTTATTGGGGTAATGATGGCGTTGCTAACCGTTTGACTGAAATCAATTACCCACAGATAATTTTGTGGTGTCACGAGACTTGGCTAGACACGCTCCTACCACGTGCGAACAGGCCAGATCGAAGGAGATGCTTTCAATGGTTGTATATGAAGGCCAATGGTTTCCGGTTTGTGATTCTGATGGCAATTTCTTGTCCCGCCAGTGTGATAATCAACGTAAGTCATTCTTACATATCAGAGTAACCTCCCTTCGTTTCATTCCGTACTTCTTCATAACTGACGGAGCGAaaaaaagggaagtaactcttacaTATAACAACATTTCTTTGTTTATTCTTTATACGTTTTGTCTGTTTTTGATTTTAGGTACACttttgattttcatattttggTCATCCAAGCGTAATTCTTACTTTGTTATTCTAACTTTCaaggaaacaaaaataaaaaaataaaagtaattttTGAGTCTGTCCCTTTCTACGCATtaatttaaacatgatatttgtgttttatgtaTTAATCTTGTTTCGATTCTTATGCAAAATATTCTCTTCTTCAGATAAATGTTTCTGTGTGGACAATCTAAGTGGTAAACTTATGACAGAAAGACAACTTGGAGACGTTCAGTGTTCAGGAACCGTGAATTCCTGGTCACAGTAAGGACCTATCCACCTAAACGCATTAGCCTTTGATGCATACACAATATGCtgacaagattttttttttacttcttcTCGAAACGTACATGTCAGATATCTTCAGATAAAGATTTAAACAAGAATGTCATCTTCGTTGcaattattttagataaaaaaaactgtttcCATTTCATATATGTTTCAGTTGCAGTCAAACAAGTTTTTGTTGGCGATATCGGTATTCTGCATAACATGAAATACCCGAGTGTTCTTTTTTGGTATTACACGGGGGAGAAACTACGTCACATACATGGTTGTCGTTGcaatcaaaatggcggaaaattgTTCGCTTCAAGGTAAAAAATGGTATGCTGTGTCACGAATAACGACAATGTCAATAAGACAATGAGTGCACCGTACCCCGGACATTTCCGTGTAACTGTAGCAAGTGTTATTTGTGTTATAAATCTCTCCGTTTCTTCAAACACTCCaacacaatatcaaaatattgcatGATATCGTTAACACAATCAAGCATGGTTTTGTAAATAACTCAAATTTCTGCATATTTCCGATGTCGCATGTTGAATACTTTGTTACATGATGTTGCATATTGTAATTAATCAccgtttaattttgaattacgTATATAATCCTCATATTAAGATATAATATCTACgttttatcaaaatgatgtcGTTAACACTTAAAACTGGAAATGATGTCGTCAACACCTTTTTAGCTTTTACTATATTCGAATATGGCATTGAACTGCTGTTAAGATTTAGCGCGTGAAAAAAACACTACTATTCAAGTAGGCTGGCGGCTAATATCTCATTTTTAAAGCattaattttgtacatataGAAAATGGTGAAAGCATTTAAATATGATCATTTGATTCATAAATCAAGATCTATGAAAtgtgatgttttaaaatattgaaatcacAATTATTACTGTATTTTAGTAGTCGATCGATCGTTGTGAAACAAAGGGGCATTACTCTGAAAAAGGCGGAAGTATCTCTTTCCGATATAGATAACGCACatctatatgatataaaattttTACCAAGTTGCTTCGTTGAAATCAATCCAGTAGTTTAAGAGTAGTCGATCGATCGCTGTGTCTACAGGCGGACGACTTAATCCTGTATACTCATAAAGATTACGTTTATCTGGACGACGGTCGGACAAAAAGTCATCCTGACGGGAACTGGGTGAAGGCCGTGTGtgattattcgttctagtaGGAATTGGCTGATGC
The DNA window shown above is from Argopecten irradians isolate NY chromosome 8, Ai_NY, whole genome shotgun sequence and carries:
- the LOC138330291 gene encoding insulin-like growth factor-binding protein 2, with translation MLAVVVLVASLGYVSAIVCTPELCQGVDKDAPLNCAGSVIKNGGFCGCTDACAKVEGEACQAIYMFGLLPAGRCDDGLECVHANTEHSRLGVGTCQKKQDSTRSLDGHAQTACEQKRAFQQISFVMFVGQWMAKCDANGNFQPKQCDNQQKCFCVDIHSGNLLTERQLGDVDCSAYADNSMVSRDLNSHTTCQQARMRELISMVVYAGKWVPVCDFTGNYVSHQCDNQHKCFCVDTLSGKLLTERQLGDVDCSAYADNFVVSRDLARHAPTTCEQARSKEMLSMVVYEGQWFPVCDSDGNFLSRQCDNQHKCFCVDNLSGKLMTERQLGDVQCSGTVNSWSQ